In Cloacibacillus sp., the genomic window GTCTCTTTTAGCATGAAAAATATCCCTGTTAAACTTTAGAATCATCATTCGCACATCCTTTTCCGATATCACAATAATCAAAAGATCATATAAATCGAGCCCTCCTCAACAAATAAAGGAGAGCCCGCAAGAGAGTCTTATTGACGTTGTAAAAACTAACTGCCGCTTTGTACCGCCGCTCTGCTTCTTTTCAGCTGGACGAAGATCAGCGCGAAGAGTATCGCCAGTCCCGCGATGTCCGAAATCGTCTCCGGCACGATGAGAAGAAGCGCCGTGACGATGAACAGCGTCCTCATCGGCCAGCCCATATCGCCCTTCCAGTAACCGATCACACCGATGCCCAGCCCCATTATCCCCATGACGCAGGTGAAGAAGACCCAGGCGATGGCCGGGATCGACCCAAGACCGAGAAGCGCGGGATTGTAGACGAAGATGAAGGGGATGAGGAAGAGGATTATGGCGAGCCGCACCGCTTCGATGCCGGTCTCCCACAGTCCCGTCTCCGCGATGCCGGCCGCCGTATAGGAAGCGATGGCGACCGGCGGTGTGATCATCGACATGTTCGCAAAGTAGAAGATGAACATATGGGCGACGATCGCCTCCACGCCGAGATTCTGCATCGCCGGCGCGAGCAGCACGGCGCTCATGATATAGGCGGCGCTGGTCGGCATGCCCATTCCCATGATAATTATCATCACCGTCGAAAGCAGAAGCGCCAGCAGCAGGCTATTGGCGGAGAAGGAGGCGATGACGGCGCTGAAACGCAGTCCCAGGCCGGTAAATACGACCTCGCCGATCACTATTCCCGCCAGCGCGCAGGGAAGGGCGACGATCACCGAAGCCTTAGTCCCGTCGACCCCCATATCGATTATCTCCTTCAGCGACAGCCGCGTATCCTTTTTGATCTGGCAGAGGAGTATGAGCACCACGGTGGAGGCGAGGGCGGAATACATCAGAGAACGCCCCATGGCGATGAGCACCACCAGCGCGACGATCGGCAGCATCAGATGCAGATAGCCCTTTATTACGGCGAGGTGTTCCTTCGCGTCTATCTCTTCCGGTTTGATCTCCTGTTTGCTGGCCTCGAGGTGAACCTCCCAGAGAAGCGAACCGACATACAGCAGCGCTGGCAGCGTGGCGCAGAGGATGATCTTAAAGTAGGATATCCCGATCATGTCCGCCATGATAAAGGCCGAGGCTCCCATTACCGGAGGGATCAGCTGTCCGCCAGTCCCGGCGGTGGCCAGGAGCGCCGCGCTGAATACCGGCTTGAATCCGCCCTTCTTCATCATCGGGTACGTGATGACGCCGACGGAGGCGACGTTGGCCGCGGCGCTTCCGCTGATCATGCCGAAGAGGCCGGAGGCGAGGATGGATGCCTTGCCGGGTCCGCCGATGGAATTACGGGTAGCGTATTTCGCGATCGAAACAAATAATTTCCCCGCCGGGGTCGCGGCGAGAAAGGCTCCGAAGATCATGAAATAGAAGATCGTATCGGCGGATGCCGCGATCGGGCTTGAGAAGATACCGCCGGTGGTCATCACCTGGTTCTCCACAAAGCTGATCAGGTCTACCCCCTGATGGGAGAGGATGCCGGGCAGGCTCCTGCCGAAGAAACTGTAGAGCATGAATATCACGGCGATGATCGTCATCGACCAGCCAAGATAACGCCTCCCGGCCTCCATCAGAAGAATGACGAGGGCGAAGGCGAAAAACTTGTCAAAATAAAAGAGATCGTCGACAAACGGAATTCGCTCGACTATCCGCACCGAGTTAAGCACGATGTGGGCCATAAACGCGAATGTGATCAAAAAACAGACGGCGTCGATGAAAGCTGACAGCAAGGGCTTTTCTTT contains:
- a CDS encoding TRAP transporter fused permease subunit, with the translated sequence MEKTRKHLAFWVSLCWLAGQIYIAFVPVQGMVIKPLHVGFALLLVFLLKPFIKEKPLLSAFIDAVCFLITFAFMAHIVLNSVRIVERIPFVDDLFYFDKFFAFALVILLMEAGRRYLGWSMTIIAVIFMLYSFFGRSLPGILSHQGVDLISFVENQVMTTGGIFSSPIAASADTIFYFMIFGAFLAATPAGKLFVSIAKYATRNSIGGPGKASILASGLFGMISGSAAANVASVGVITYPMMKKGGFKPVFSAALLATAGTGGQLIPPVMGASAFIMADMIGISYFKIILCATLPALLYVGSLLWEVHLEASKQEIKPEEIDAKEHLAVIKGYLHLMLPIVALVVLIAMGRSLMYSALASTVVLILLCQIKKDTRLSLKEIIDMGVDGTKASVIVALPCALAGIVIGEVVFTGLGLRFSAVIASFSANSLLLALLLSTVMIIIMGMGMPTSAAYIMSAVLLAPAMQNLGVEAIVAHMFIFYFANMSMITPPVAIASYTAAGIAETGLWETGIEAVRLAIILFLIPFIFVYNPALLGLGSIPAIAWVFFTCVMGIMGLGIGVIGYWKGDMGWPMRTLFIVTALLLIVPETISDIAGLAILFALIFVQLKRSRAAVQSGS